The Thermodesulfobacteriota bacterium genome includes the window ACAAGGATAACATCGAAAGGATGAGATGAGGCGATCTTTAGCCCTTCCTCTGGCTTGTCAGTTGTTACGACCTCAAAACCCTCCGCTGAGAAGATCTTTCGAACAGAATCTAGAACGATACTGTCATCATCTATGACAAGCATCCTCTTTTTCATTTCTTTTCTCCTTTTTTACCAGATTTCTGCACTCTGTTTGTGCTCGAACCACCTTCTCTGTTTTTCTGTGAGTTTTCCGAGATGTTTTTCTATCCATTCCATATCTCCCGTAAGGATTGCCAACTTTTCGGCCTGGGTAAGCTTGTATCCTTCAAGTGCTTCAACACCGTGGTACAGAAGTTGGGCTGCGAAGTTCGGGTCGTCGCCAGCCCTTTCAAGAACTTTTATGACTTCGTCCCTATTCATGAAGGAGTGTTCCTCTGGAGGTATGGTGGAAGCAATATCGAGAGCACTGTAGATAGCCTGCATAAGTTCATCAGGTGTAAACGGTTTTTCAAGGTAGTCCTGGGCACCGAGTTTCATTGCCTGGACCGCCGATTTGACAGTAGCATAGCCTGTGATCATTATGACCGGCATGGACGGCTTTGCCCTTTTTATGTCTCTTAATACCCTCATTCCGCCTATGTCCGGCATCCTTATGTCGGTAAGAACGATATCGTAATCTTTTGTCAAAGCGAGCTCGATACCTTCCCTTCCGCTCTGGGCGGTGTCAACCTCAAAATTCTTTTCCTTCAAAATTTTGGATACGCTTTTGAGAACTATCTGTTCGTCATCGATCACCAGAGCCTTCCTTTTCATTTTCTCCCCTCCTTAATACTTTTTGTATTTCCGAGAGGAGTTCTTCAGGCGTAAAAGGCTTGCCTATGAACCTGGAGGCTCCCGCCTTAAGACTCTCCTCTGCGGTCTCGTTGGTGTTATAACCGCTCATCGCTATTATTGGGGTATTCGGTCTCCTTCTTTTTAGTTCAGCAATAAGATAAGTCCCATCTTTGTACGGCATCTTAATATCCACTATGAAGAGGTCAAAACCCTTGTCGATTAAGCGAAGGGCTTCATCCGCCGATTCTGCAAGCTCACAGAGAAACCCTTCGGAGGAAAGGATCCTTTTGCAACTTAAAAGAACGACTTTGTCATCATCGACGACGAGAATCTTCTTACTCATTCTGTTCTCTGATTGGTAATTCAACTGTGAAGATACTTCCTTTACCAACTTCACTTTTCACTCGGATAGTACCTCCGTGTCTTTCCGTAACTCCCTTGGCCACTGCGAGTCCCAAACCCGTTCCTTGTCCGACTTCTTTGGTTGTAAAGAAGGGATCGAATATTCTTTCGAGGTTTTCCTGCGGAATACCACAC containing:
- a CDS encoding response regulator; the protein is MKRKALVIDDEQIVLKSVSKILKEKNFEVDTAQSGREGIELALTKDYDIVLTDIRMPDIGGMRVLRDIKRAKPSMPVIMITGYATVKSAVQAMKLGAQDYLEKPFTPDELMQAIYSALDIASTIPPEEHSFMNRDEVIKVLERAGDDPNFAAQLLYHGVEALEGYKLTQAEKLAILTGDMEWIEKHLGKLTEKQRRWFEHKQSAEIW
- a CDS encoding response regulator, producing the protein MSKKILVVDDDKVVLLSCKRILSSEGFLCELAESADEALRLIDKGFDLFIVDIKMPYKDGTYLIAELKRRRPNTPIIAMSGYNTNETAEESLKAGASRFIGKPFTPEELLSEIQKVLRRGENEKEGSGDR
- a CDS encoding ATP-binding protein, coding for CGIPQENLERIFDPFFTTKEVGQGTGLGLAVAKGVTERHGGTIRVKSEVGKGSIFTVELPIREQNE